One part of the Perognathus longimembris pacificus isolate PPM17 chromosome 10, ASM2315922v1, whole genome shotgun sequence genome encodes these proteins:
- the Nob1 gene encoding RNA-binding protein NOB1 gives MAPVEHVVADAGAFLKDAPLQDFGRHIYTIREVVSEIRDRATRRRLAVLPYELRFKEPRPECVRRVTEFSKKTGDYPSLSATDIQVLALTYQLEADFVGVSHLKQEPEKVRVTSSIQHPETPLHISGFHLPSKPKPPAEPSDRGLAADGAESLEFSSFVFWRSPLPNIDQELQELLLEGGEEEEEEKEDGFEDRKEDSDDDGGGWITPSNIKQIQQELEQCDEPKDVRVGCVTTDFAMQNVLLQMGLHVLAVNGMLIREARSYILRCHGCFKTTSDMSRVFCAHCGNKTLKKVSVTVSDDGTLHMHFSHNPKVLNARGLRYSLPTPKGGKYAVSPHLTEDQRFPQLRLSRKAKQKTDVFAPDYIAGLSPFAENDITSRSAMLQVRDGALGAGRRRLNPNASRKKFVKKR, from the exons ATGGCGCCGGTGGAGCACGTCGTGGCTGATGCCGGGGCTTTCTTGAAGGACGCACCTCTGCAG GACTTCGGGAGACATATCTACACCATCCGGGAGGTGGTCAGCGAGATCCGGGACCGGGCCACGCGCCGGCGCCTCGCGGTCCTGCCGTACGAGCTGCGGTTCAAGGAGCCGCGCCCGGAGTGCGTGCGGCGGG TGACTGAGTTTTCAAAGAAAACTGGAGACTATCCCAGCCTCTCAGCCACAGATATCCAGGTGCTGGCACTCACTTACCAGTTGGAAGCAGATTTTGTTGGGGTGTCTCACCTAAAACAAGAACCAGAAAAG GTTAGAGTGACCTCCTCCATTCAGCATCCAGAAACCCCTCTGCACATTTCTGGCTTCCATCTGCCCTCCAAG CCTAAACCCCCTGCAGAACCGTCAGATCGTGGGCTGGCAGCCGATGGTGCTGAGAGCCTCGAGTTCAGTTCCTTTGTGTTCTGGAGGAGCCCCCTGCCTAACATCGaccaggagctgcaggagctgctg cttgaaggaggggaggaggaggaggaggagaaagaagatggaTTTGAAGATAGGAAAGAAGACAGCGACGACGATGGAGGTGGGTGGATAACGCCCAGCAACATCAAACAGATCCAGCAGGAGTTGGAGCAGTGTGACGAGCCCAAGGACGTGCGGGTCGGCTGTGTGACCACAGACTTCGCTATGCAG AACGTTCTGCTGCAGATGGGGCTGCACGTGCTGGCGGTGAACGGCATGCTCATCCGAGAGGCCCGGAGCTACATCCTGCGCTGCCATGGCTGCTTCAA GACGACGTCAGACATGAGCCGCGTGTTCTGTGCACACTGTGGGAACAAGACCCTGAAGAAGGTGTCCGTGACCGTCAGCGACGATGGCACCCTGCACATGCACTTCTCCCACAACCCCAAGGTGCTGAACGCCCGAGGCCTCCGG TACTCGCTGCCCACCCCCAAGGGGGGCAAGTACGCCGTGAGCCCCCACCTGACGGAGGACCAGCGCTTCCCCCAGCTCCGGCTTTCCCGCAAGGCCAAGCAGAAGACCGACGTGTTCGCCCCTGACTACATCGCCGGCCTGTCTCCCTTCGCCGAGAACGACATCACCAGCCGCTCGGCCATGCTGCAGGTCCGGGATGGCGCCCTGGGGGCCGGCCGGAGGCGGTTAAACCCCAACGCTTCCAGAAAGAAGTTCGTGAAGAAGAGGTGA
- the Nqo1 gene encoding NAD(P)H dehydrogenase [quinone] 1, translating into MAVRTALIVLAHSEKTSFNHAMKEAAVEALTSRGWEVMESDLYAMNFNPIISRKDITGELKDSENFQYPAEVSLAYKEGRLSPDIVAEQKKLEAADLVIFQFPLQWFGVPAILKGWFERVLVAGFAYTYAAMYDKGPFQNKKAVLSITTGGSGSMYSLQGVHGDMNINLWPIQSGTLHFCGFQVLEPQLTYSIGHVPPDARIQILEGWKQRLENIWEETPLYFAPSSLFDLNFQAGFLMKKEVQDEQKNKKFGLSVGHHLGKSIPADNQIKARK; encoded by the exons ATGGCCG TCAGGACAGCACTGATCGTCCTGGCACACTCGGAGAAGACGTCCTTCAACCATGCCATGAAGGAGGCAGCGGTGGAGGCGCTGACCAGCAGAGGATGGGAGGTAATGGAGTCCGACCTCTACGCCATGAACTTCAATCCCATCATTTCCAGAAAGGACATCACAG GTGAGCTGAAGGACTCTGAGAACTTTCAGTATCCTGCCGAGGTTTCACTCGCTTACAAAGAAGGTCGCCTGAGCCCGGATATCGTGGCTGAGCAAAAGAAACTGGAGGCTGCAGACCTGGTGATATTTCAG TTCCCGCTGCAGTGGTTTGGAGTCCCCGCCATTCTGAAAGGCTGGTTTGAGCGAGTGCTTGTAGCAGGGTTTGCCTACACATATGCTGCCATGTATGACAAGGGCCCCTTCCAG AATAAGAAGGCGGTGCTCTCCATCACCACTGGCGGCAGCGGCTCCATGTACTCCCTTCAGGGTGTCCATGGGGACATGAACATCAACCTCTGGCCAATTCAG AGTGGCACTCTGCATTTCTGTGGCTTCCAAGTCTTAGAACCTCAGCTGACTTACAGCATTGGGCACGTGCCACCAGATGCCCGAATCCAGATCCTGGAAGGATGGAAGCAACGCCTGGAAAATATCTGGGAGGAAACACCACTGTATTTTGCTCCAAGCAGCCTCTTTGACCTAAACTTCCAGGCAGGATTCTTAATGAAAAAAGAAGTACAGGACgaacagaaaaacaagaaatttGGCCTTTCTGTGGGCCACCACTTGGGCAAGTCCATTCCTGCTGACAACCAGATCAAAGCCAGAAAATAA